The sequence AGCCGAAATCAAACCCGTATTGCCTGGCGGAATCGGTTCTTTTGGCCATTCGGGAACGGTGCAACCGCAAGTAGTTTGTACGTTGCTAATGATAAGCGGCTGTGTACCAGCATTTTGAAATTTGAAAGTATGCGAAACTTTTTCGCCTTGCACAATATCGCCGAAATCGCGCGTAGGCTGTTCAAACGTGATATACGGTTTGTTGGGCGGAATCACGGGCGCAACAGGTGCGGCAGGCTTGGCCTCAGCTACTTTTATTTCTTTTTTGTCAGAAACCTTTTTGAGCTTTTTCTTTGATTTGACCGTTGTCGTTGTCTTCGTTTTAGTTCTTGACTTTCTTTTTTTCTTGGTGGTTGTCTGTGCAAATCCACTG is a genomic window of Flexibacter flexilis DSM 6793 containing:
- a CDS encoding DUF1573 domain-containing protein; amino-acid sequence: MKKIIIFALASLLIFSGFAQTTTKKKRKSRTKTKTTTTVKSKKKLKKVSDKKEIKVAEAKPAAPVAPVIPPNKPYITFEQPTRDFGDIVQGEKVSHTFKFQNAGTQPLIISNVQTTCGCTVPEWPKEPIPPGNTGLISATFNSANKSGIQQKVITIYSNAANDQATVKILANVLPPKKTEMPANGTAPTVVSPTE